The Benincasa hispida cultivar B227 chromosome 11, ASM972705v1, whole genome shotgun sequence genome has a segment encoding these proteins:
- the LOC120090584 gene encoding uncharacterized protein LOC120090584 — protein MDDEYGGCGPEQRKAESAIVPIDTMTTLAAQMVVVTSFLQTMAINQGHLSQSATQANALTNTYNPGWRNHPNFSWGGNHDQGGQRNLQNSHLENRGNPPVVHHPNQSQGNFQSKQAHNQSSSSNTSSSTSSSEALLKQYIEKNKAIVQSQASSIRNEVQVGQLANKFKNRAPGTMPSSMEAPGPSSKEQCKAVTLRSGRKTVPMPSVPDALFQDNISKKMKDPGSFTLPFSIEGKEVRNALYDLRASINLMPLSIFKKLNIDNARPTTVTLQLADRSITHPKGKIEDVLVQVDKFIFPADFIILDYEVDTEVPIILGCPFLATEQALIDVQKRELTIRVNNQ, from the exons ATGGATGACGAGTATGGAGGATGTGGCCCGGAGCAAAGAAAAGCGGAAAGTGCCATTGTACCAATTGATACAATGACCACCTTGGCCGCCCAGATGGTTGTAGTTACCTCATTCCTCCAGACTATGGCTATTAATCAAGGACATCTCTCTCAAAGTGCAACGCAAGCCAATGCGTTGAC aaacacctacaaccctggttggCGGAATCACCCCAACTTTAGTTGGGGAGGGAATCACGACCAGGGGGGCCAAAGGAATCTACAAAACAGTCATCTCGAGAATCGAGGTAATCCTCCAGTTGTCCATCATCCGAATCAAAGCCAGGGTAATTTTCAGAGTAAACAGGCACACAACCAATCGTCCTCTTCTAATACCTCTTCTAGTACCTCGTCTTCGGAAGCACTACTGAAACAATATATCGAAAAGAACAAGGCAATTGTGCAGTCGCAAGCTTCCTCCATTAGAAATGAGGTGCAGGTTGGACAGCTTGCGAACAAGTTTAAGAATAGAGCACCTGGTACCATGCCTAGCAGCATGGAAGCACCCGGACCAAGTAGCAAGGAACAATGTAaagcagtgacattgagaagcGGTAGGAAGACGGTCCCCATGCCATCAGTACCAGA TGCGCTTTTCCAAGACAACATCTCcaagaaaatgaaagatccAGGGAGCTTCACATTGCCATTCTCAATAGAGGGTAAAGAAGTCAGAAATGCACTCTATGACTTAAGGGCAAGTATAAACTTGATGCCCTTATCTATCTTCAAGAAGTTAAACATCGACAATGCAAGACCCACCACAGTTACATTGcaattggctgacagatcaATAACGCATCCAAAAGGCAAGATAGAAGACGTACTTGTGCAagtggataaattcatctttCCTGCTGACTTTATTATATTGGATTACGAAGTTGACACTGAGGTGCCGATCATCTTGGGTTGCCCGTTTCTCGCAACAGAGCAAGCACTAATCGACGTACAAAAACGAGAACTCACCATAAGAGTCAACAATCAGTAA